A single region of the Nicotiana sylvestris chromosome 6, ASM39365v2, whole genome shotgun sequence genome encodes:
- the LOC104223053 gene encoding uncharacterized protein: MPKERRDRSVSFDRSRASPYTCSSSHSKPSFKNPLENDENVKDWEDARCPVCMEHPHNAILLLCTSHEKGCRPFMCDTSYRHSNCFDQFKKSFEEASATATQQVEIPASASIAESTTVITEALSDLPGERTEGGSISLGALSCENHEKKKMQCPLCRGQINDWIVVDSARRYMNAKLRSCSSETCEFSGTYTDLRKHARQEHPLVRPTETDPERQRNWRRLERQRDLGDLLSTLQSSVGEEGSESSSLTFDEGGGLLTVFLFVRILQPRSNSGSSSWSGSSRTRAQATGRRRPSRRLWGETYDGETESRDDDNEQSDGGSGPWRRLGRLRRRPTPEN, from the coding sequence ATGCCTAAAGAGAGAAGAGATAGGTCTGTTTCTTTTGATAGGAGTAGAGCTTCTCCTTACACTTGTAGCTCGAGTCACTCAAAACCGTCATTCAAAAACCCTTTGGAAAACGACGAAAATGTGAAAGACTGGGAAGATGCCCGTTGCCCAGTGTGTATGGAACATCCTCATAATGCTATTCTCCTTTTGTGCACTTCTCATGAGAAGGGCTGCCGTCCTTTTATGTGTGATACAAGCTATAGACATTCAAATTGTTTTGACCAGTTCAAAAAGTCATTTGAAGAAGCTTCAGCAACAGCAACACAGCAAGTGGAGATCCCAGCTTCAGCTTCTATCGCGGAATCTACCACAGTGATAACAGAAGCTCTGTCTGATCTGCCAGGTGAAAGAACTGAAGGTGGTTCTATATCCCTAGGTGCCTTGTCTTGCGAGAACCATGAAAAGAAAAAGATGCAATGCCCTCTCTGCCGTGGCCAGATAAATGATTGGATTGTCGTGGACTCTGCCCGTCGGTACATGAATGCAAAACTAAGAAGCTGCTCTAGCGAGACATGCGAATTCAGTGGCACATATACAGATCTGCGTAAGCACGCTAGGCAGGAGCATCCCCTTGTACGGCCTACAGAAACTGACCCAGAGAGGCAGCGTAATTGGCGGAGATTGGAGCGGCAGAGAGATTTAGGAGATTTACTCAGTACATTGCAGTCTTCTGTTGGAGAAGAGGGAAGTGAGAGCTCCAGTTTAACCTTCGATGAGGGTGGTGGTTTGCTgactgtttttctttttgttcggATTCTCCAACCTAGGAGTAATTCTGGTAGTAGTAGCTGGTCAGGCTCCTCAAGGACTCGGGCTCAGGCAACTGGTAGGAGACGACCTTCGAGAAGACTTTGGGGTGAGACCTATGATGGGGAAACTGAATCTAGAGATGACGACAATGAACAGTCTGATGGAGGGTCAGGTCCCTGGAGGCGCCTTGGGAGATTGCGTCGACGACCAACACCAGAAAATTAG